From the genome of Candidatus Paceibacterota bacterium, one region includes:
- a CDS encoding class I SAM-dependent methyltransferase, translating to METRAEVDRLRRVYRGYTAGGYERSKWLDANKGNQAIRHERELETRKLLQQAGLLPLGDRRILDIGCGTGEQLAVFANWGARPQNLFGVDLMPERVRAAQLKFPQITFQLANAEALPFRDGSFNIVAALTVFTSILDQQMRGNICREIERILVPGGGVLWYDFRINNPLNQHVRGVSRKQIQRLFPDFRMTLKTISLLPPLARRLGLLTDRLYAPLRSLPFLRTHLLGLLIKP from the coding sequence ATGGAGACGCGCGCGGAAGTTGACCGGCTGAGGCGGGTTTATCGCGGATACACTGCCGGCGGGTATGAGCGCTCCAAGTGGCTGGATGCCAATAAGGGGAACCAGGCGATTCGACACGAACGGGAGCTTGAAACGCGCAAGTTGCTGCAGCAAGCGGGCCTGCTCCCCCTCGGTGACCGGCGCATCCTGGATATAGGCTGCGGCACAGGTGAACAGCTGGCGGTCTTTGCGAATTGGGGCGCCCGGCCGCAAAACCTCTTTGGCGTTGATCTCATGCCAGAGCGAGTCCGCGCCGCGCAACTGAAGTTTCCCCAAATCACCTTTCAATTGGCGAACGCCGAGGCACTGCCGTTTCGAGACGGCTCGTTCAATATCGTTGCCGCGCTGACCGTGTTCACCTCAATCCTGGACCAGCAGATGAGAGGCAATATTTGCAGGGAGATAGAACGTATCCTCGTTCCCGGCGGAGGCGTTCTCTGGTACGATTTCAGAATCAACAATCCTCTCAACCAGCATGTGCGAGGAGTATCCAGGAAACAGATTCAGCGTCTGTTCCCGGATTTTCGCATGACTTTGAAAACCATTTCTTTGTTGCCCCCGCTGGCCAGGCGTCTGGGGCTCCTTACCGACCGCCTTTATGCTCCTCTGCGTTCCCTGCCGTTCCTGAGAACGCATCTGCTGGGGCTCTTGATCAAACCTTGA
- a CDS encoding DegT/DnrJ/EryC1/StrS family aminotransferase, which yields MLRIPFHKPSIGQAEIDEVIDCLRTGWLTTGPKAKRFEADFARYMQRRQAVAVNSCTAALHLAFEAIGLKAGQRVVVPTMTFAATAEVVRYFNAVPLFVDCRPEDLNLSVGDAAERIAAAQSAGHDVAAIAPVHYGGQIGDVAGVRALAAKHDLTIIEDAAHCCPAYYRDDEKSAWKTVGTGAAITCFSFYANKTITTGEGGMACTDSEDYADRMRIMSLHGISRDAWKRYTAEGSWYYEIVAPGYKYNLTDIAAAIGLHQLRRADSLHKQRVQAAEWYTALLADVDELVLPQVMPNRIHSWHLFPVRLKANSCEYGRDEMIEELKRAGIGTSVHWMPLHMHPYYRDTLGCKPSDCPCAASIYPELISLPLYPEMTACEVEYVCSSLKEILARSRVAIPGVTFPVGLDRAA from the coding sequence ATGCTCCGAATACCATTCCATAAACCAAGCATCGGCCAGGCTGAGATCGATGAAGTCATTGACTGCCTTAGAACCGGCTGGCTAACCACCGGGCCCAAAGCAAAGAGGTTCGAGGCGGATTTCGCGCGCTACATGCAGCGCCGACAGGCGGTTGCCGTCAACTCGTGCACCGCTGCGCTGCACTTGGCCTTCGAGGCGATTGGCCTGAAGGCCGGCCAAAGGGTCGTCGTCCCGACGATGACGTTCGCGGCCACGGCCGAAGTCGTGCGCTACTTCAATGCGGTCCCGCTGTTTGTGGATTGCCGGCCCGAGGACCTGAACCTGAGCGTCGGCGATGCGGCCGAACGGATCGCGGCCGCCCAAAGCGCCGGCCACGACGTGGCGGCAATTGCACCAGTGCATTATGGAGGTCAGATTGGGGACGTTGCCGGTGTGCGCGCCCTGGCGGCCAAGCACGACCTAACGATCATAGAAGATGCCGCCCACTGCTGTCCTGCGTATTACCGGGATGACGAGAAGTCGGCTTGGAAGACCGTGGGCACGGGAGCCGCGATCACCTGTTTTTCCTTTTACGCCAACAAGACCATCACAACGGGCGAAGGCGGCATGGCGTGCACCGATTCGGAGGATTATGCCGACCGCATGCGGATCATGTCCCTGCACGGAATTTCACGAGACGCCTGGAAGCGCTACACCGCGGAAGGCTCCTGGTATTACGAAATCGTCGCGCCCGGATACAAGTATAACCTGACGGACATCGCGGCCGCGATCGGCTTGCACCAACTGCGAAGGGCGGACTCTTTGCACAAGCAGCGGGTTCAAGCAGCCGAATGGTACACGGCCCTGCTGGCGGACGTGGACGAACTGGTGCTGCCCCAGGTGATGCCGAACCGGATTCACTCCTGGCACCTTTTCCCGGTGCGCCTGAAAGCCAACAGCTGCGAGTATGGCCGTGATGAGATGATTGAGGAGCTGAAGCGGGCCGGGATTGGCACCAGTGTGCATTGGATGCCGCTCCACATGCATCCTTATTATCGTGATACGCTTGGCTGCAAGCCGTCGGACTGCCCTTGCGCCGCGTCCATTTACCCGGAGCTGATCAGCTTGCCTCTTTACCCGGAAATGACCGCCTGCGAGGTGGAATACGTCTGCAGCAGCTTGAAAGAGATCCTGGCCCGATCCCGCGTGGCGATTCCCGGTGTGACGTTCCCCGTCGGACTTGATCGCGCCGCCTGA